In Silene latifolia isolate original U9 population chromosome X, ASM4854445v1, whole genome shotgun sequence, the following proteins share a genomic window:
- the LOC141623419 gene encoding ethylene-responsive transcription factor ERF118-like, translating to MFQDRNFFRRKPKFAVTKTVRKVRVICHDPDLTDSSDDDEEVRGIRREKVKNRVIHEINLPLRTMGSTNNHNVVAETESSGQDSNNGIKNPEKKRKVSGNIPTTPTSVKYRGVRQRKWGKWAAEIRHPIRGVRIWLGTFNTAIEASEAYELKKMEYEALVAERNLHASCSVVSEDSESALSNNSLAMLPEIDTTSNSQTNKVDISEDDDSKVKFSNAKESDVIPVMSTIKEKFQNDIGQGLDFEMDVGSSLLVNDFSELFDGFPPIDDFIGSGFDDLGHADLPDFDFDLGNNELAWIEESLNFSTATAMLS from the coding sequence ATGTTTCAAGATCGAAACTTTTTTCGTCGAAAGCCGAAATTTGCTGTCACCAAAACTGTGAGAAAGGTCCGAGTGATTTGTCATGACCCTGATTTAACGGATTCttctgatgatgatgaagaagtgAGAGGGATTAGGAGAGAGAAGGTTAAAAACAGAGTTATCCATGAGATTAATTTGCCTTTAAGGACGATGGGCAGCACAAACAACCATAATGTAGTTGCTGAGACTGAGAGTTCTGGCCAAGACAGCAACAATGGGATCAAAAACCCTGAGAAAAAGAGGAAGGTTTCAGGAAATATTCCAACCACACCCACTTCAGTGAAGTACAGGGGTGTTAGGCAGAGAAAATGGGGGAAATGGGCGGCTGAGATTCGACATCCTATTCGCGGTGTTCGCATTTGGTTGGGGACTTTTAATACTGCTATAGAAGCTTCTGAGGCTTATGAGCTTAAGAAGATGGAGTATGAGGCCCTTGTTGCGGAGAGAAACCTGCATGCTTCTTGTTCTGTTGTGTCCGAGGATTCTGAAAGTGCCTTGTCGAACAACTCTCTCGCTATGCTGCCTGAGATTGATACTACTTCCAATTCACAAACCAATAAGGTCGACATTTCTGAAGATGATGATTCTAAGGTGAAGTTTTCTAATGCAAAGGAAAGTGACGTGATTCCTGTTATGAGCACTATTAAGGAGAAATTCCAGAATGACATTGGGCAAGGTCTTGACTTTGAAATGGACGTTGGTTCATCGCTCTTGGTTAATGATTTTAGCGAGCTATTTGACGGGTTTCCTCCTATAGACGATTTTATTGGTAGCGGCTTCGACGATCTTGGACACGCTGATCTTCCTGATTTCGATTTCGACCTGGGAAACAATGAGCTTGCATGGATTGAAGAATCTCTCAATTTCTCTACAGCAACGGCCATGCTGTCATGA